One part of the Augochlora pura isolate Apur16 chromosome 3, APUR_v2.2.1, whole genome shotgun sequence genome encodes these proteins:
- the LOC144478646 gene encoding uncharacterized protein LOC144478646, with the protein MTSETDGGASSLEHLHREAIACLETFPGKIIELNDHVNKYMPDSVRTSRYIENASGRKAKCHTTLSSITRNWESNSVLDYVSSYCPVTTFDRGRHGVWKRRCYRGRGFSGSGMRRRPGPLGQLLAFLVTSLATCTKKIVIGPSQYIVDNVIAVLFRRRELRHARCGPSPNWDSSLSTYVTTAKKDTTIIGNLIDIMRPATVKLIADTTTMKRWLQAVAMDNAPSKPSAEPTPESVSTLPSSIDDLTNATRRIETIDCWAYELFFHLKYLQVNRAPRTADKVTNQVEAEAKPSDVIHANLWHRLVQLRDNYIILYDTLQTFDREQDLETEKPLETSPASIST; encoded by the exons ATGACTTCGGAGACGGATGGCGGGGCCTCGTCTCTCGAGCACCTGCATCGAGAA GCGATCGCTTGTCTGGAAACGTTCCCGGGCAAGATCATCGAACTGAACGACCACGTGAACAAGTACATGCCGGACTCTGTCAGGACCAGCAGATACATCGAGAACGCTTCCGGTCGGAAAGCCAAGTGTCACACGACTCTGTCCAGCATCACGAGGAATTGGGAGTCGAACAGCGTTTTGGATTATG TATCGAGCTATTGTCCCGTGACGACGTTCGACCGCGGACGTCACGGAGTTTGGAAGAGAAGATGCTACAGAGGCCGAGGGTTCTCCGGGTCGGGCATGCGACGTCGACCTGGCCCGTTGGGCCAGCTTCTGGCCTTCCTGGTCACCAGCCTGGCGACCTGCACCAAGAAAATAGTGATCGGCCCGTCGCAGTACATCGTCGACAACGTAATCGCCGTCTTATTCCGAAG ACGCGAGCTGAGGCACGCTCGATGCGGTCCCTCGCCGAATTGGGACAGCTCTCTCTCGACTTACGTGACCACGGCCAAGAAGGACACCACGATCATTGGAAATCTTATCGATATCATGCGACCGGCCACGGTGAAACTGATCGCCGACACCACCACC ATGAAACGCTGGCTGCAAGCGGTCGCGATGGACAACGCGCCGTCGAAGCCGAGCGCGGAGCCGACGCCGGAATCGGTGTCGACGTTACCGTCGAGCATCGACGATCTGACGAACGCGACCCGCCGAATCGAGACCATCGACTGCTGGGCCTACGAGCTGTTCTTCCATCTCAAGTACCTCCAAGTGAATCGCGCGCCACGCACCGCCGACAAA GTTACGAACCAGGTGGAGGCGGAGGCCAAGCCCTCCGATGTGATCCACGCGAACCTGTGGCACCGTTTGGTCCAGCTACGCGACAATTACATCATTCTTTACGACACTCTGCAGACCTTCGACAGGGAGCAGGATCTCGAGACGGAGAAACCGTTGGAAACGTCGCCAGCCTCGATCAGTACTTAG